The following nucleotide sequence is from Nitratidesulfovibrio termitidis HI1.
GCCATAGCAGCCTCCTGTTGCTGGATCCGCGCGCATGCCCGTGGCCCATCCGCCAACGTGCCTTCCCGTCTGTCTCGCGGGCTGGCTGGCGGTGGGTGTGCCCGGCTGTTTCCGTCATGTTGTCCGGAGCCGGTGCGGGATGCCGTGTGCTTGATTGATTCTGCCCCGAATAACAGCCGAAAATCAAGGGACAACTGCAAGTTTGTGGCTGTTCGCTCGCACAGCCCGTGGTTGCTCATCCTGGCTCGCGCAGGTGGTCGCGGGTGTGGCGGCAACGGCGCACCATCAAGCGCCGGAAATTTGACGAGTTGTCGAGGGCAGCATGCGCGCCGCGTGCGGTCTTGCACAATGGGGGCGGTACCGGTATCGTTCCCGGCCATGACCGGAACGCCGGGCGGCAAAAGCTGCCGGTCGGCACCCAGAAGGAGCGATTACCGACCCATGTTCGAAAAACTGCAAACCGACATTCATTACGCCTTCAAAGACGCGGCCCTGCTGGCCACGGCCATGACCCACAGTTCATGGGCCAACGAGCAGCAGGAGCACGTGGAGCACAACGAACGCCTGGAATTTCTGGGCGATGCCGTGCTTGAGCTGTGCGTGTCGGAAGAACTGTTCGCCCGTTTTCCCGGTGCCCGCGAGGGCGACCTGACCCGCATGCGGGCGCGCCTTGTCAGCAAACCGGCGCTGGCCGAACTTGCGCGCGATCTGCAACTGGAGCTGTACCTGCGGCTTGGCCGGGGCGAGGAAAGCCAGGGAGGGCGCGAACGCAGCTCTTTGCTGTCGGACGCGCTGGAGGCCATGCTGGGGGCGGTGTTTCTGGACGGGGGGTATGAGCGGGCGCGGGCCGTGGTGCGCCATGTGCTGGCCGCCCGCTGGCCCTGCGATGCCGACGGCAAGCGCAGCAAGGACTACAAGAGTCGCTTGCAGGAACTGACGCAGAGCCTGTTCCGGGAGCGGCCGGTATATGCCCTGATGGGCAGCAGCGGGCCGGAACACGAAAAGCGCTTCGAGGTGCGGCTGACGCTGCCGGATGACACCGTGTTCACGGCCATCGGCCCCAGCGTCAAAAGGGCCGAACAGATGGCGGCCGGTCTGGCGCTTAAAGGGCTGGAGTCACGCTGCGAGGGCTGAGATGGAGACAATGACCGGGAAGGCCGTTCCTTCCCGGTCCTGTTGTCTTTGGTCAACCTTCGCCAACTGATGCGCGGTGTTACGCCATCATGGGCGCGGGCTGCTAGCCACCGCCGATGAGCTGCATGGCCATCTGCGGCAGCGAGTTGGCCTGCGAAAGCATGGCCACGGCGGACTGGGTGAGGATCTGGTTGCGCACGAATTCCGTCATTTCCTCGGCCACGTCCACGTCGGAAATGCGCGACTCGGAGGATTGCAGGTTTTCCGCCTGGATGGTCAGGTTGCTGATGGTGTTCTCCAGGCGGTTCTGCAGGGCGCCGAGCGCCGCGCGAATCTTGTCCTTGGAGATGATCGCCTGGTCCAGGGCGGTCAGGGCGTTCTGGGCGGCCGACTGGGTGGAGATGGTGTAGCCCCCGGCCCCGACGCCCGTGGCGGACGCGTTGCCGATGCCCAGTTGCGACGCCGTGGCCCCGCCGATCTTGATGTAGTAGTAATCCTCGTTCGAATCGTTGCCGGTGCCGAAGTGGATCTTCAGTTCGCCGGTCTGGCGCAGCCCCGAGCCGTTGTGGGTACCCGAAAGGGTGCCGTCCAGCAGGTGGATGCCGTTGAAGTCCGTGGCGTTGGCGATACGGGTGATTTCCGAAGCCATGGCCTGATATTCGGATTCGATCATCAGGCGCTGGTCGGAGTTGTAGGTACCCGTGGCCGCCTGTTCGGCCAGTTCCTTCATGCGGATGAGCTTTTCGTCGATGATCTGCAGCGCGCCGTCGGCGGTCTGGATCATCGAGATGGCGTCGTTGGCGTTACGGATGCCCTGACGCATGGTGGAAATATCGGCCCGCATAAGTTCGCGAATGGCGAGGCCTGCGGCGTCGTCGGCCGCAGTGCCCACGCGCAGACCCGAGGAAAGGCGGCGGGTGGACGTTGCCAGGCGACCGTAGCTCTCGTTCAGGTTACGAGAGGCGTTCAGCGCCATCATGTTGTGATTGATGACCAAAGACATGTGGTGAACCTCCTTCGGGTTGTCTGGCCTGCATTAAGCAATGTTGGTGCCAACGCGTTTTTTGCAAAGAAAGGTAAAGTGTTAGCAAAACTCTAGACACCGCGCGCCCGGTTGCCGACACGCCCATGCCAAAATTTTCCCAGGGCTTGCGGGCTGCTGCGCTGCACGGGGGCATGGCGGGGGAATTTTTTGCATCCCTTGCCCGCATGCCGGGTTGCAGCCCCTAATATGGCGGCGCAATCTGCCGATAAGTGGAGTGAGACGATGTTTCCGGGGGAGGCAATGTCGCCTCGAGGAGGGACCATGATGCTGCTGGACGAAATCCAGGCGGTAGCGGCAGGTTCTTCCACGGGTTCGGATATCAAGCGCCCCCCGGCACGCGGCCTGGCCGCCGCATCCTCATCCTCTACTTCTCAATCTCTTGCGGGATGGCAGCCGACCGGGGACGAACGACCCGTGGAAGCGGACAATGTGGACATGCAACAGCTCGAGAGCTCGCTGAGCGACCTTTCGCGCACCCTTGAAGCCAAGGGCGCCGCGCTGAAGTTCGAGATAGTGAGCGACCAGGGCGTGGTGCAGGTCGAGGTGTCCGAAAAGAACAGCAACAAGGTGCTCATGCGCATCCCCCCCGAAGGGGTGCTGCGCGTGGGCAAGGACGGGGGCATGACCCTTGGCGGGCTGCTCAACCGGCAATTCTAGGGGCGCGGCGGCAGGGCTCATCCCCTCCGCCGTGCCGTGACCGGTTTTGCCTGACAGGTTTTGCGCTTGTCGTCGGCATGGCGTGTTTCACCATGTCGAGCCCGTCCTTGCCTGGATCGCGAGGTGCCCGATGGCGCTTGCCCCGGCTCTGCCGCAATAGCTCTGGCTCACCTGTGCCCGGTCCACTGGCGGTCGGCCAGGCTGGGCTGGGCCGGGTCGGTTGGGCAGGGTCGGTTGGGCAGGGGCGTAAACGCCGTGCCACCTGCATCTTGTTGTCGGCGGCCTGTTCGGCGCGCATATTGTTTGCTGCGGGGGGCAGCCAGGCACCTGTGTCGCCCCCTTTCTGCTGCTGCGGGTAGCCTTGGTCTGACCGCCAATGCGAAACACCCCGGACCGCTTCCCTAGGGAAACAGTCCGGGGTGTTTCGCGTTGCGCATGTCGCGCCGCGCCGCCGCCGACACGGTGCGGACGCGGGTTCGGGCCCGCGTCCGCCGGTCGATCATGATCCGTCGCTAACGCTTCATGTTCACGACGGTTTCAAGCATGGTGTCCGTTGTGGTGATGACCTTGCTGTTGGACTGGAAGCCGCGCTGGGTGGTGATCATCTGCACGAACTCGCGGGCAAGGTCCACGTTGGACTGTTCCAGCGAGTTGGAGTTGATGGAGCCGTACCCGTTGGCGTTGGCCGGACCCGCCAGCGCGTCGCCCGAGGCGCGCGTTTCGGAGAACAGGTTGCCCCCTTCGCGCCGCAGGTTGGTGGGACTGGTGAAGTCGTACAGGGTGATCTGGTACAGGTCCAGGATGACCCCGTTGGAGTACCGGCCGTGCACGATGCCGTCCTGGTCCACGGTGATGTTCTGCAAAAAGCCGAAGGTGTAGCCGTCCTGCTTCTGGAAGATCATGGACGACGAGCCGCCGTAGCTGGTCATGGACGTGGACTGGCGTTCGCCCTGCGCGCCCAGCCCGCCGAGGTTGCTGGCGTTGCTGCCGATGGCGGCGGCGCTGGCCGGGGCGCTGGCCCAGGAGTTGCTGAGGTTGCGCAGGCCGAAGTTCAGTTCCATCAGGTACGGTTCGGCTTCATCGGGCACCGTGGGCGAGGTGTAGCTGGCGTTGGCGACGCCCGAGAAGTTGGCCACGAACAGCGGGTAACCGTTGTTGGAGAAGGTGGTGGGCACCCAGTTGTTCATGTCCTTCAGCGAACCGGTGGCGCCGCTGGCGATGGTGAAGGCGGTCATGTCCGTGAGCTGGCCGGAGGTGTCGAAGGTCAGCGTGCCGGTCATCAGGATGCCCGCCGCCGAGGTGCCCGCGAAATCCAGGCCGTTGACCGAGCGCAGGTCGTCCGAGGGATTCATGGTGACCATGTATTCCCAGTAGCGCTTGCCGCTGGCGGCGTTGGCAACCGTGTCGGTGGCCACCTGGTCGAAGTAGACGGTCAGCTCGTGCGAGGTGCCGCCTTCGTCATAGACCTTGATGGTGGTCTGATAGGCAAAGCGGCTGTCCGCCAGAGGCGTGTCTGCCGAGCCGTCCCAGTTGTTGAACACCGAGAAGAACGGGTCGGTGGCGTTGACCGACTTGTCGCCGCCGTCGCGCGCGTCGAGGTTGTGGGCCGAGGTGATGGTGGACGTATGCTGCGGCTCGGCCGTGAAGCCGTCGAGCTTGATGTCCTTGGGCGAGCCCGCCCCCTTGATCTGCGAGGTGGTGGTGGTCACCTGCGCGGTGGAGGTGGACAGCGACGGACGGGCCTTTTCGATTTCCCAGCCTTGCAGCACGTAGCCGTGCGGGTCGACCAGGTAGCCGTCGTTGTCGAAGCGGAAGTTGCCCGCACGGGTGTAGTACGAGGTTTCCTGCCCCTTGGGCCGCACCTGGAAGAAGCCCTTGCCGCCGATGGCAAGGTCCGTGGCCTCGTTGGTGGTTTCAAAGGCGCCCTGGCTGAAGTCGCCGAAGATGGCGCCGATGGACACGCCGCGACCCACCTGGCTCACCCCGGCCGCGCTGTAGACGTCCTGGTTGATGAAGTCCTGGAAGTCCATGCGCGAGCCCTTGAAGCCCACGGTGTTGACGTTGGCGATGTTGTTGCCGAGAACGTTCATCTTCTCGCCGTGGGCCAGCAGTCCCGAAACGCCGGTCCACATACTTGCCGTGACACTCATGATCGACCTCCTGTGTCCGTAGCACCCGCAGGGGGTGTTGTGTGCTTGCTTCCGTTCCGCAGGGGTTAGCTGTCGCTATCCGTGCCGCTGTCGGAACCGTCTCCGGAATCGTTTCCGGAATCATCTTCGGAATCGTCGCCGCCGGTATCGTTGTCGCCGGTACTGGTATTGGGCGCCACGATTTCGGAGACGTTGCTGAAGGCGATGTGGCGGCCGTCCGCCAGGCTCAGGTAGGGTTCGTCGTCCACCTTGACCACGCCCGACACCTGGCCGGAAACCTGGGTGGTGATGTAGACGGACTTGCCGTCCGTGCCTTCGCCGTACATGGCGACCGCGTAGACACCGTCCGGCACGATGGTGCCCTGGTAATCCTTGCCGTCCCACTTGTACTGGTAGGTGCCGGGCTGCTTGGCGCCCATCAGTTCCGTGCGCACCAGGTTCATTTCGCTGTCGTAAATGTTGATGTAGCCGTTGTTCACCTGCTCCTGCACCGTGAAGTACACCGTGCTGACGGAGTTGACCGTCGCGCCCGTGCTGTCCTTCTGCGAGGTCTTGCTGATCTCGTAGCCGCTGGCGGTCACTTCCTTGCCGATGTAGCCCACGGCGGCGGACATCTGCTGCTGCTTGGCGCTGGCGTTCAGGTCGGTGATGCCGGTGGAGATGTTGGTGAGCTGTTCAAGGCTGGTGAACTGCGCCAACTGGGCGACGAATTCCTTGTCGTCCATGGGGTTCAGCGGGTCCTGATGGCTCAGCTGGGCCACCAGCAGGTTCAGGAACGCCTGCTTGTCCAGTTCGTCGTTCTTGGTCTTGGCGCCAAGGTAGCTGTTGAATGTCTGTTCGGCCTGGCCGATGACGGGGCTGGCTGCCATGGTGGCCTCCTATGCGATGAGGTCGAGCCCGGAGGCGGTAAGAGTTGCCGGGCGTCCGGTGGAGGCTGCCGTTGCGGCGGCGTCCACGGCCTGCATGCCGGTGTCGTCGTCCCCGTCCCGAAGGCGGCGCAGGCGGCGGTAGCGTTCGCGCTCCGCGCTGCGGGCCTGCTGTTCCTGGTTGGCGTTGTGCTGGGCCGCATCCTGCCAGGCTTGCGAGAACGAGTTGTCCTGCAACTGGGTCTGCACTTCCAGCCGGTCCACCTTCAGCCCCTGCTGTTCCAGCGCGGTGCGCAGCACGTGCAACTGGTCGTTGAGGGCCTGCGCGGTCTCGGTGCGGTCGGGCCGGATGGTGGCGTTGACCTCTCCGTTGCGCACGGAAAGGGTCACGGTCACGTTGCCCAGTTCACCGGGGTCAAGCTTCATGGTCAGCTGGCGGGTGCCGTCCTGCATGGAGGTGAGAATGCCCCGCTCAAGCTGGGCCGCCGCCTGTTCGGAAAGATAGGGGGTCAGGGCCTGGCCCTGCCGCTGGGCCGCGCTGGCGGCATTGGCCGCACCGGAAGCGCTGGCAGAGGCGTCGGCCATGCTCTGGGCCGCGCCGCTGAGGGACGGGCTGACGTCGATCTTGCGCAGCAGTTCGGCCCACGGGTCGCTGCTGCCGCCGGAAGCGGGCCGACCGTGCTGGTCCTGCTGCCAGGCGGAACCCTTGCCGTCGCCCGACTGCGAAGATTGCTTATCCAGTCCGAAGGCCTGCGCCTGGGCATTGCCCTGCGCCACCTGCGCCTGCTGGCTGTTGGCCCCGCCGTTGTTGCTCCCGTTGCCGTTATGCAGCGGTACGTTCTGCTGCATGGCGTCACCCGCCTGTGCGGCATGGCGCGGATCGGACAACGGACCGGCATGCGCCTGCGTGCTGCCCCCGGTGTGCATCAGGCCGGACTGGCGGGTCTTGCCCGCGTTGGCCGATCCGCCATCGTGGCGTTCCGCATCCAGCGCGGGGGCCACGCCGCTGCCGTTGCCCTTGCCGGTGGCGGATTCACGAATCAGCACCTCGCTGCGCTGGGCGGCACGGTCACTGCGCCGGTCGGACTGCTCTATCCGCGTGGCCGACTTCTTGGCCGCCTGCAACACCGGGTCGAGTGCGGACCCAAGGGCCGAGGCCAGATTGCGGTCGGCCTGCTCGCGCGCGGCCATTTCCTGCCCGGCGGGCACCAGAACGGACTTCAGCCCGGCGGCCGTGGTGGAAATTTCGGTCTGCCCGGCGAACAGCGTCTTCATGGCGGCCAGCACTTCGGGCGAGAGACGCAGGCCCTTGGCCATGGCCTCCAGTTCCTCAACGTTGACGTCGATGGCGTCGCCGTCGGTCTTGCTGCTCAGCTTGCTGCTGACGGCCTTCCACACCGCGTCCGTGTTGCCCGCGTCCATCTGGGCCAGCATGTCTTCCGCTTCATCGGGCAGCATGCCGATCTTTTGCAGGAACTGCTTGGCGTCCAGGCGCTGGTTGCCGTTAAGGGACGTGACGGTGGAGCCGTCGGCGTTCAGGTTGGCGTAGGGGCCATCCTTGCGCAGGGCCGAGATGACCTGGCCCAGCGAGTAGCTGCCGGGGGTGGAGGCCATCTGGGTGAGGCGTTCCAGCCGATCGGGCGAAACGCCGCTCTTTTCCAGCTGGTTCCGCAGCGCGATGACGTCCTGATAGGAAAGGCTGATCTGCCCCGGCGCGGTGAGCACGCCGCCGTCCTCGCCCCTGCGCACCTTGCCCTTGGCTTCCGTGGCCGCATTGGCGGCGGTGCGGAGGGCGGTGGCGCCCGCGCCGGAAACGGAGCGCGGGCTCGCCTTGTCCGCGAGCACGGAAGCGAAGTCGAGGGTGCTGGCAGTGACCTTGGGGCGTCGCGTCACGTCGGACGGCGCCTTTTCGGTCTCGGGAAGGAAGGGAAAAATATGCATGCCGGGGCTCCTTGCAGCCATTGGATTACAAGGACCGTTCCAAAACTGTACGCGACGTGATTTCAATGAGTTACGGCATGCAGATGCGCCCCGCCCGGCAAGGGCTGCCGTACGTTTGCGGTGGGGAAGAAGGGCTTGTTTGCACTTCTTGACCATTCTTGATGATCGGAGAGGGCGGGGCGAATGCGCGGGGGCAGCCCGGAACTGAGGGGACGTGCCGGGGGGCGTGACAAGAACAGTGGCGGGAGACATGCCGGGAATGGGGCAGATGCACGGCTCCGGGCGCACTCCATACGTCAGGGGCATGCGCAGGAGGCAGAGCCACCAGTGACCCTGTTGCGGATCGGGCCGGTCGTTCGTTCAGGATGGAGAGGCAGGCGCGGGCGGTGAGGGGATCAGGCCGTGAGGGCGGCCAGAGCTTCCACCAGGGCCAGGGCCTCGGCCCAGGCGGCGGGTGTGGCGTCGGCGTTCTGCACGGACATGTGCAGGTAGCCCGTGAGGGGCCGCAGCATGGGCGGATGGCAATGCCAGAAGTCGGGCGGCAGGGTGGCCTGGCCGGACCCCAGCCCGCGCAGGGCACGGGCCAGATCGCGTCCGAGGCCCGACAGGCCACGGCGCAAGGCTTCGGCCAGGCGGGGCGAGGCCGCGGCAAGGTCGACCCAGGCCCGGCGGGCGGTGGCTTCGCCGTGCAGGCCGAGCCGCCATGCCCAGAAGGCCTTCCAGAACTGGCCGAACAGGCGGCGGGGTACAGCCTGCTGCCCGTGGTCGGAGGTAGCCAGCGGGACGAGGTCGAACAGGCCCAGCGCGTCACGTCCGGTACGCAGCAATTCCAGGCCCGGCAGGCGCAGCCGGGCAAGGCGCGAGGCGGCGGTGGCTCCATTCGCGCCATCCAGGGCCGGGGCGGCGGCGTCCTGTTCGCGCAGCAGGGCCTGCACCAGCGAGGACACTCGCGCGGGGTCGAACCTGTCGCGGCACAGCACGGAAGGCTGGGTGCACCGCCAGCAGCCCACGCAACTGATGGTGGCGCGCAGCACATGGTGGCCGGGGGGAAAGGGGGCGGTTTCCCAGGCGTTCACCGGACCCATGGACAGGTTCAGGGTGGGGGTCTGGGTCCAGGCGGCCACGTGCATGGGGCCGGTGTCCGGCGTGACCAGCAGGCGCAGCGAACGGGTGAAGGCCACCAGTTCCGGCAGGGTGAAGCGGCCGCACAGATTCAGGGCCGGGGTATTGGCGCGGCGGGCCACGTCGGCCCCCAGCGCCGCCTCCGCCGGGCCGCCCAGCAGGACGGGCTTCAGCCCGCGCCGCAGCAGGTCGCGGGCCAGCGCGGCCCAGAACGGGGCGTTGGGGCATTTTTCCGGCTCGCTGGCCCCCAGGAACAACCCCACCCGTTGCGGGTCGCGCCCCTGATGTTGCGGCGCGGGCCAGTCGGTGCCGCGTATGCGGCGGGCGGGCACGCAGTCCAGCGCGTTCAGGTCGGCCCAGTGGAACAGGTTGTGCCGGTTGTTGTGCACCAGCGAGGTCCGGTACAGCTGCCAGCGCCCGTGCACGTAGGTGGTGCGGTCCGCACCCTTCCCCGTGCCCCCACCGGCAAGATATGGACCGAAATGGGCGTCGGCATGCAGTTGCCCGGCCAGCGCGGCGGCCTCTGTCCGGTGGCTGAGGTTGACCACCAGGTGGTAGCGGTTCTGGCGCAGCCGGTTGGCCGCATCGTACGGAAAGAATACCGCCTCCGGCCCGATGGGCATCAGCCCCTTGAAGAATGTTTCCTCGCCCACCACCCACAGCGGGCGGCGCGGGTGTTCCGCCCGCAGCCACGCCAGCAGCGGAAAGGTCAGCACCAGGTCGCCCATGCGCTGCATCTGCAACACCAGAATGGGGGCATCGGGGGCCTTGTCCGCCTGTGCGTTGACGGGCGTCGTGGCGGGTGCCGGGGGCGTGGGGGCGGTGGTCATGACCGTGGTGTGGGCCTTGGTATGGGGGCAGATTTGGGGGTGGCGTGGCCAGGTGGGGTTATCTGGCGCGGGCCGGGCCGAAGATGCGGCGCATGTGGTCCAGCAGCGAACGCAGCCGGTGCTCGTAGGTGTGTTCGGCCAGGATGCGCCTGCGCGCGGCGGCCACCACGCGGGCACGCTCTTCCGGGTGGTCCAGGTAGCGGCGCAACAGGTCGTCGGCCTCTTCCGGTTCCGCGTAGCAGACCACTTCGTGCCCCGGTTCGAACAGGTTTTCGATCTGGTCGCGCCAGTCGGTGAGCACGAACGACCCGGTGGC
It contains:
- the rnc gene encoding ribonuclease III produces the protein MFEKLQTDIHYAFKDAALLATAMTHSSWANEQQEHVEHNERLEFLGDAVLELCVSEELFARFPGAREGDLTRMRARLVSKPALAELARDLQLELYLRLGRGEESQGGRERSSLLSDALEAMLGAVFLDGGYERARAVVRHVLAARWPCDADGKRSKDYKSRLQELTQSLFRERPVYALMGSSGPEHEKRFEVRLTLPDDTVFTAIGPSVKRAEQMAAGLALKGLESRCEG
- a CDS encoding flagellin, giving the protein MSLVINHNMMALNASRNLNESYGRLATSTRRLSSGLRVGTAADDAAGLAIRELMRADISTMRQGIRNANDAISMIQTADGALQIIDEKLIRMKELAEQAATGTYNSDQRLMIESEYQAMASEITRIANATDFNGIHLLDGTLSGTHNGSGLRQTGELKIHFGTGNDSNEDYYYIKIGGATASQLGIGNASATGVGAGGYTISTQSAAQNALTALDQAIISKDKIRAALGALQNRLENTISNLTIQAENLQSSESRISDVDVAEEMTEFVRNQILTQSAVAMLSQANSLPQMAMQLIGGG
- a CDS encoding flagellar protein FlaG, with product MMLLDEIQAVAAGSSTGSDIKRPPARGLAAASSSSTSQSLAGWQPTGDERPVEADNVDMQQLESSLSDLSRTLEAKGAALKFEIVSDQGVVQVEVSEKNSNKVLMRIPPEGVLRVGKDGGMTLGGLLNRQF
- a CDS encoding flagellar hook protein FlgE; the encoded protein is MSVTASMWTGVSGLLAHGEKMNVLGNNIANVNTVGFKGSRMDFQDFINQDVYSAAGVSQVGRGVSIGAIFGDFSQGAFETTNEATDLAIGGKGFFQVRPKGQETSYYTRAGNFRFDNDGYLVDPHGYVLQGWEIEKARPSLSTSTAQVTTTTSQIKGAGSPKDIKLDGFTAEPQHTSTITSAHNLDARDGGDKSVNATDPFFSVFNNWDGSADTPLADSRFAYQTTIKVYDEGGTSHELTVYFDQVATDTVANAASGKRYWEYMVTMNPSDDLRSVNGLDFAGTSAAGILMTGTLTFDTSGQLTDMTAFTIASGATGSLKDMNNWVPTTFSNNGYPLFVANFSGVANASYTSPTVPDEAEPYLMELNFGLRNLSNSWASAPASAAAIGSNASNLGGLGAQGERQSTSMTSYGGSSSMIFQKQDGYTFGFLQNITVDQDGIVHGRYSNGVILDLYQITLYDFTSPTNLRREGGNLFSETRASGDALAGPANANGYGSINSNSLEQSNVDLAREFVQMITTQRGFQSNSKVITTTDTMLETVVNMKR
- a CDS encoding flagellar hook assembly protein FlgD — its product is MAASPVIGQAEQTFNSYLGAKTKNDELDKQAFLNLLVAQLSHQDPLNPMDDKEFVAQLAQFTSLEQLTNISTGITDLNASAKQQQMSAAVGYIGKEVTASGYEISKTSQKDSTGATVNSVSTVYFTVQEQVNNGYINIYDSEMNLVRTELMGAKQPGTYQYKWDGKDYQGTIVPDGVYAVAMYGEGTDGKSVYITTQVSGQVSGVVKVDDEPYLSLADGRHIAFSNVSEIVAPNTSTGDNDTGGDDSEDDSGNDSGDGSDSGTDSDS
- a CDS encoding flagellar hook-length control protein FliK; this encodes MHIFPFLPETEKAPSDVTRRPKVTASTLDFASVLADKASPRSVSGAGATALRTAANAATEAKGKVRRGEDGGVLTAPGQISLSYQDVIALRNQLEKSGVSPDRLERLTQMASTPGSYSLGQVISALRKDGPYANLNADGSTVTSLNGNQRLDAKQFLQKIGMLPDEAEDMLAQMDAGNTDAVWKAVSSKLSSKTDGDAIDVNVEELEAMAKGLRLSPEVLAAMKTLFAGQTEISTTAAGLKSVLVPAGQEMAAREQADRNLASALGSALDPVLQAAKKSATRIEQSDRRSDRAAQRSEVLIRESATGKGNGSGVAPALDAERHDGGSANAGKTRQSGLMHTGGSTQAHAGPLSDPRHAAQAGDAMQQNVPLHNGNGSNNGGANSQQAQVAQGNAQAQAFGLDKQSSQSGDGKGSAWQQDQHGRPASGGSSDPWAELLRKIDVSPSLSGAAQSMADASASASGAANAASAAQRQGQALTPYLSEQAAAQLERGILTSMQDGTRQLTMKLDPGELGNVTVTLSVRNGEVNATIRPDRTETAQALNDQLHVLRTALEQQGLKVDRLEVQTQLQDNSFSQAWQDAAQHNANQEQQARSAERERYRRLRRLRDGDDDTGMQAVDAAATAASTGRPATLTASGLDLIA
- a CDS encoding glycosyltransferase family 9 protein codes for the protein MTTAPTPPAPATTPVNAQADKAPDAPILVLQMQRMGDLVLTFPLLAWLRAEHPRRPLWVVGEETFFKGLMPIGPEAVFFPYDAANRLRQNRYHLVVNLSHRTEAAALAGQLHADAHFGPYLAGGGTGKGADRTTYVHGRWQLYRTSLVHNNRHNLFHWADLNALDCVPARRIRGTDWPAPQHQGRDPQRVGLFLGASEPEKCPNAPFWAALARDLLRRGLKPVLLGGPAEAALGADVARRANTPALNLCGRFTLPELVAFTRSLRLLVTPDTGPMHVAAWTQTPTLNLSMGPVNAWETAPFPPGHHVLRATISCVGCWRCTQPSVLCRDRFDPARVSSLVQALLREQDAAAPALDGANGATAASRLARLRLPGLELLRTGRDALGLFDLVPLATSDHGQQAVPRRLFGQFWKAFWAWRLGLHGEATARRAWVDLAAASPRLAEALRRGLSGLGRDLARALRGLGSGQATLPPDFWHCHPPMLRPLTGYLHMSVQNADATPAAWAEALALVEALAALTA